Genomic window (Scleropages formosus chromosome 16, fSclFor1.1, whole genome shotgun sequence):
CAacgaccaccccaacgacaCGTGTAGAGTCTACaactgagacaactacaacACCCTCTCCgactgaaacaacgaccaccccaacgacaactgtcacTTTGACCACAACCGGGACAACTACATCTCCAGCTAcgactgaaacaactaccactacaacgacaactgtaacacctACAACGTCCACAACACTTGAAGCAACAGCCACCCTAAAgacaactgtaacaccttcaacgccaacaactactgaaacaacgacaaccccaacgacaactgtcacATCGACCACAACCGAGAgaactacaactccaactactactgaaacaactactacTGGAACAacgaccaccccaacgacaactgtagaGTCAAGCACaaccgagacaactacaactccaactatgactgaaacaactaccaccccaccGACAACTGTAGAGTCAAGCACaaccgagacaactacaactccaactactactgaatcAACTATCactacaacgacaactgtaacaccCACAACGTCCACAACACTTGAAGCAACTGCCACCCTAAAGACAACTATAACACCTTCAACGccaacaactactgaaacaacgacaaccccaacgacaactgtcacATCAACCACAACcgaaacaacgacaactcccacaatgAGTGAAACAACTGCCACTCCAACGACACCTGTAATATCGACCAACACTGAGACAACtgcaactccaactactactgcaacagctaccactccaacgacaactgCAGAGTCTACAACAGAGACAACTTCAACTCCagctactactgaaacaactaccaccccaacgacaactgtggagtctacaacagaaaaaactacaactccaactactactgaaacaattaccactacaacgacaactgtaacaccttcaaCAGCCACAACACTTGAAACAACTGCCACCCCAACGAGAACTGTCACATCGACCACAACCGAGACAAttccaactactactgaaacaactaccaacCCAAGGACAACTGTAGAATCGACaactgagacaactacaacgCCCTCTGTGACTGAAACAACTATCACCCCAACGACGACCGTAGAGTCAAGCACAACCGAGACAACTTCAACTCCCACTTCTACTGACACAACTACCAtcccaacgacaactgtcacatcaaccacaactgaaacaacgacatCTCCCACAATGAGTGAAACAACTGCCACTCCAACGACACCTGTAATATCGACCAACACTGAGACAACTGCAACtgcaactactactgcaacagCTACCACTCCAACAACAACTGCAGAGTCTACAACagagacaactacaactccaactactagtGAAACAACTACCACTACAACGACAACTGCAACACCTTCAACGGCCACAACACCTGAAAAAAGTACCGCCCCAACAACAACTGCAGAGTCTATCACTGAGACAACTACAATGCCCTCTCCAACTGACACAACGTCCACCCCAATGACAACTGGCACATCTACCACAACCGAGACAACTataactccaactactactgaaacaactaccaccccaactaCAACTGTGGAGTCTATAACTGAGACAACTACAATGCGCTCTCCTACTGAAACAACGTCCGACCAAGCAACAACTGGCACATCTACCACaaccgagacaactacaactccaactactactgatacaactaccaccccaactaCAACTGTGGAGTCTACaactgagacaactacaacgccctctactactgaaacaactaccacacAATCGACAACTGTACCCACTACAACGTCCACAAATATTGGAACAacgaccaccccaacgacaactgtcacGTCGAGCACaactgagacaactacaacgccctctactactgaaacaactgccaccccaacgacaactgtagaGTCTACaactgagacaactacaacgCCCTCTACGACTGAAACAAtgaccaccccaacgacaactgtagaGTCAAGCACAACCAAGACAACTTCAACTCCCACAATGAGTGAAACAACTGCCACTCCAACAACAAGTGTAGAGTCTACAACTGAGACAACTACAATGCCCTCTCCGACTGGAACAACGACCACCCCAAACACAACTGTCACATCGACCACAGTCGAAACAactacaacgacaactgtaacacctACAACTTCCACAACACCTGAAGCAACAGCCACCCTAAAgacaactgtaacaccttcaacgccaacaactactgaaacaacgacaaccccaacgacaactgtcacATCGACCACAACCGAGACAACTACATCTcaaactactactgaaacatcCACCACCCCAACGACAGCTGTCGAGTCTTCaactgagacaactacaacgccaactactactgaaacaactaccaccccaacgacaactgtagaATGGACAACTGAGACAACAACAACTCCCTCTCTGACTGGAACAacgaccaccccaacgacaactgtcacATCAACCACAACcgaaacaacgacaactcccacaatgactgaaacaactaccaccccaacgacacCTGTAATATCGATGAACACTGAGACAACGGCAAAACCAATTACTACTGAAACAgctaccactccaacgacaactgtagagtctacaacagaaaaaactacaactccaactactactgaaacaactacgaccccaacgacaactgtggaGTCTAAAACGGAGACAACTACAACGCCAAcgactactgaaacaactaccaccccaacaaCAACTGCAGAGTCTATaactgagacaactacaacgCCCTCTCCgactgaaacaacgaccaccccaacgacaactgtagaGTCAAGCACAACTGAGACgactacaactccaactactactgaatcaactaccaccccaacgacaactgtcacatcgaccacaaccgagacaactacaactccaaaTACTACTGAATCAACTACCactacaacgacaactgtaacacctACAACGTCCACAACA
Coding sequences:
- the LOC114912432 gene encoding mucin-2-like, with translation MPTTTETTTTPTTTVESSTTETTSNPTMSETTATPMTPVISTNTETTATPTTTETTTAPTTTVQSTTETTTTPSTTETTTTPTKTVTSNTTETTPTSTTPATTPTTTVTSTTTKTTTTLSSTETTTTPTKTIESTTDTTTTLTTTETTTTPTTTVESSTETTTTPTTTETTTNPTTTVESRTETTTTPTTTETTTTPTTRVESTTETTTTPSPTGTTTTPTTRVESTTETTTTPSPTETTTTPTTTVTLTTTGTTTSPATTETTTTTTTTVTPTTSTTLEATATLKTTVTPSTPTTTETTTTPTTTVTSTTTERTTTPTTTETTTTPTRTVTSTTTETIPTTTETTTNPRTTVESTTETTTTPSVTETTITPTTTVESSTTETTSTPTSTDTTTIPTTTVTSTTTETTTSPTMSETTATPTTPVISTNTETTATATTTATATTPTTTAESTTETTTTPTTSETTTTTTTTATPSTATTPEKNNYNALSDWNNDHPKHNCHIDHSRNNYNDNCNTYNFHNT